The Opitutus sp. ER46 genome contains the following window.
CTTCACGACCCGAATCGTCCCCGCCAGCGCACCGAGTCGATCGGGCTCACCCGCCAGCAACTGGTCGCACTCCACCACGGCATGGAGGGCTGCACCATCACCGGCACCGGCAAGGTCATCACCGAGATGAACCTCGTCCCGGGCATCCGCGTCGCCGGCAAGACCGGCACCGCGCAGAAGGACGTGGTCGAGAACGGCGAGTACAAGGGCAAGATGAACGTCGCCTGGTTCATCTGCTTCGCCCCGGTCGAGAACCCGCAGATCGCCGTCGCCGTCGCAATCGAGGGCGAGAACCTCGGCGAGGAATACGGCGGCGGCCGCAACTCCGCCCCCGTCGCCGGCATGATTCTCCGCAAATATTTCGAGAAGAAAGCCGCCAAGCCCGGCCCATCACTCTCCCCCTTCCACCCCCAGGTCGTCCCATAATCCTCTTTCTCATTCTCTTGCTCTTCCTCTTTCTCCCCATCGGTCCGTCTCACGCAGAGTAAGAGGAAGAGTACGAGTAAGAGGCCATCGCTCCTCGTCGCGCACCTTTTGGGCGCGCGATTTCGCGCCATTCCCGTCGGCCCCTGCCGCACGTCTTCGCCCCGTTCCGTGTTCGCGCCGCGAGAACGAACGATCCGAAGGCGACGATGGCTGCAATTATAAACGCCCTGGAAACAGATGCTTCCGAAATAATGTCCAGATACTCGCGCATAATGTCCGGATACTGCCGCGATAATGTCCGGATACTTCTTTCACTTTTCCGTCGGGAGAAATGAACGCGTGAAGAGGCTTGTTGAGCGGAGCTTTGGTTTTCGCGCGTCAGAGAAGAACCGCGAACGGCCGCGAACCGAGGCACCAAAACCCGCGGTGCCCGGCCGCCGCGCACGCACGCGCCACAAGCGTCCGTCGACCGCGGATTTTCGCGCTTCTTCGCCTTTCGCGGTTCATCGCACGGACCGTGCAGTTCGTGGCCGAGGGCTGGGCGTTCTCACCGCTTGGTTCGCGAGTACATGGCTCTGGACGCACCGATCGCGGGGAGATGAAACCGCGAACAACGCGAACTCACGCGAAAATCCAAGGCGCCCGACGGCCGCGATTCGACTGCGAGTCTGACGCACCCCTCCGCCGATTTTCGCGGCCCTTTCGCGTCCTTCGCGGTTCTGCTCCGGTCTTTTCGCTCAAACTGTCGTTGTCCGTCGCGCCGCCCGCGCGCGCCTGAACACCTGCTCCGGCACCGGCCACGTTCCCCGCGGCCCAAAACGCAGACGCCGCAAATCCGCGACCACGCTCAAGACATCCGTGGTCGCGCCTGCGCCACGCCGCTCCGCCAGCCGCCGCAACCAGCGTCCCGCCTCGCGCCGGATCGGATCGTCCCGATGCTGCGGCCGCCACCACGCCCATTGCAACCAGCGCCAACGCAGCCGCCGCCAGCCCAGGACCACCGCTCCGCCGAGCGCGAGCACCAGCGCCGCCGCGCCCACGCGGCGCCAGTCCCAGGGCGAACGCAGCCAGGCTTTGAAGGCCAGCGCGCTCCGGTTCAGCCGCTGCCGCAGCCGCTCCGCCGAATCCTGCACCACTTCCTTCACCACCTTGAGCGTCTGCACCTGCGCCCGTTCATCAAAGCTCACCACCCGGCGATACCAGAACACCCGCAGGCTCTCCATCCGCGCCCCCCAACTGCGGTCCGTGCGCCGCGCCAGCAGCCCCGCCGCCTCCGCCGCCTCGCCGCGCACGTTCGTCGGCAGCTCCAACGGATCCGCGCGCAGCCACGCCCGCGTCGCCGGATCGAAGATCTCCGCCCAGGCATGCGCATCCGAGTTCCGCACCGTGAAGCTTTCCGAAAACGCGTTCCACGTGCCGCCTCGAAACCCCGTCACCACGCGCGCCGGATACCCCGCCGTCCGCGCCAGCAGCACGCACGCGCCTGCGAACAGTTCACAGTGCCCCGCCTCGCGCGAGTCGAGCCAGCGCACCAGCGGATCGCCCCGCCCTCCGGGCACGCGCGGCGAAAGCGTGTAGCTGTGCCGCGCCCGCAGCTCCGCGGTGATCCGCTCCGCCACCTGCGGCGCTGCCATCCCCGCCGTCACGCCCGCGGTCGCCAGGAAACGCTCCAGCTTTCCGCGATCCTCCGCCCCCGCCCCGCCCTCCGCCCAAGGCCGTCCCAGATAAGAGCCCGCAGGGTCGTCATTGAGCCGCCGCGCCGCATCGAAGCCTTCCACCTGAAACGCCGTCATCGTCACCGGGTCCTTCGCCAGCGCCACCACCGCCGGCCCCGCCGCCCATTGGTACGTCTGCGCCTCCGCAAATCGCAGCTCACGAAACCGCCCGAGCAGCGGCAGGTACCGGCTCACGCCCGGCTCCAGGTACACGCGCCACCGCCGCGCCTCCGTCGCCGCCCCGCGGCCAAACGCCACCGTCGTCCCCGTGCGCACCGCCCCAAAGCTCCGCGCCCGCAGCGCCGGCGAGAGCCGGAAGGTCCCGTCCCGGTAGTCGTCCAGCACCAGCATCCGCCAGTAGGGCGCGAGCGGGATCTGCTCCGGCCCCGCCACGTCGATGTGCAGCGCCACGCTCGTGTCCTGCTGGATCTCCGTCACCTCGCCGAACCGGATCGTATCGCTGAAGCCCGTACGCGCCTTCTTCGTGATGAACCGGTCGAGGAACATCCCGTTCTCCAGTTGGAACCGCGGGATGAGCAGGAAGAGCAGCGCCGCCCCCACGATCACGCCGCCGAACAACGCCAGCCCGAGCGCCACCACCCGCCACTCCATCACCGCCGCCACCCGGCCCAGCAGCCGCCGCCATTGCGGCCGCACCGCCCACGGGGGCACCGGCGGGGCCGGCGCCGGCTCGCCGCCCGCCGGTTTCGCCGCCGCGCCCGTGCTCTCGATCAGCGTCAGGAGCAGCAGGCAGCCCAGCGCGCCCGCCGTGTAGAGCAGCAGTTGCAGCGCGAAGCCGATCGACACCGTCAGCACCCCCGCCACCACGACAAGGAAGAGACCCAGCATGATCACCTGCAGGTCGTCGCGCTTCTGCCGGTAACCGAGCGAGCGATACAGCAGCAACAGGATGTCCAGCCGCACCAGCGCCGGGAGCAGCTCGGAGGTCAGCCAGAAATCGAGCGCGAAGAACGCCGCGATCGAGGGGAACGCCATCACGTGCAGCAGCCGCGGCACCCGCGCCGGCACGCTCGGCCGTAGCGTCGTCACGACCGCCACCGCCACCGTCAGCCCCATCAGCAGCCACGCATCCACCGCCATGTACACCACCGTCCCCACGCTCACCACCGTCAGCAGCCCGCCAAGCAGCCAGCGCAATTGGTGCAGTTCATCCAGCGTGAGCTGGGGGCGATTGGGACGCGCCGGAGTCATGGTCAGGCCGACGCCACCCGTTGCCCGTCAACCAGCGCCCCCACGCCGCGACTTCCCTCCGGCGCGAAGGTCAGCAGGTTCCGCGGGGCCATCGGACGCACCGTTCCCGCCCGCGCCGCCGGGGTTGGCTGCAGTACCGCCAGCCGGTCCAGGATCTGCTCGAGGTCGCGCACCCGCTGGCCCGCCAGCGGCGGCTCCGCGTTGATCGCCACCGCGAGCAGCCGGTTCTCCCGAAAGAGGTCCTCGATCAACGTCGCCGCAAAACCCACCAGCAGTTCGAACTGCTCCGGCCGCGGCCACGTTTCCGCGTCCGTCCGCAGCCACACCGTGTGGCCCTGCGTCGTCTCCGCCGCGAACTGCCGCACCAGCAACTGCCGCGTCCGCGCGCTCGCCTTCCAGTGGATCAGCCGGTGCGAGTCGCCCGCCTGGTACCGTCGCACCGCGATCAGGTCGTTGCCGGTGCCGGGTCGCCGCACCCGCTCCTCGCCGGGCCGCCGCGAAACCGCCGCCGGCGCATGCCGCCGGTACTCCACCAGCGCCGGCCAGACCACCGCATCCAGCGTCAGCGCGGTCCCGATGTCCTTCCGCAGGAAACCGAACGGGAAGAACGAGCCGACCGACACCAGCTCGATGCGCAGCCGTCCGCGTTGCGCCGGCCGCAGCCCCCACTCCAGCCGCATCCCGGCTTGCGCATCCAGCCGCCCCGCCAGCGCCACCCGCCCGCGCTGCTCCGCCGCCTGCGCCTGCTCAAACACCGCCCGCACCTCTCCGCTGCGCGCCATCAGCGTCGTCTCCGGCCGCTGCTCCTCCGGTGGACGCTGGGGCCGCGCCAGAAAGTTGAACCACAGGCCGTACGTCGGGAGGAACGCCTTCCGGTTGTACAGCTCCAGCGCGACCAGCGCATCGTGCCCCGCCCGCATCGCCGGCGCCGGCGGCAGCTCCCAGCTCACCCCGCGGAAATTCAGCCACGACAGCACCCCGCTCAACACCAGGCAGGTCAGCAGCAGCGCCAGGGTCAGGAACAGGATGTTGCTCGAGGAGTTGTACGCCGCCATGCCGATGCCGAGCGACAACGCAATCAGCACCACGCCCGTCACCGAAGGCACGATCCGGTGCGCGCGGTTCGGGAAGATCAGCGCCCAGAGCAGCGCGTTCCAGGTGAACCGCCTCCTCTGCCGGACTTCATCTCGACGTGCCGGTTTCAACGTTCCACGGGTTCGCCCACCGTCAGCTCGGCACCGGCACCGCCGCCACGATGCGCTTCAACCCCGCCGCCACCGCCCCGCGCTCCTCGAGCGCGTCGCTGGTCTGCCGCGCCAGCGCCAGCCGGTGCGCGAACACCGGCACCACCAGCGCGGAAACGTCCTCTGGCAGCACGAAGTCCCGCCGCTGCAGCAGCGCCCTCGCCTGCGCCGCCGTCCGCAACGCCACTCCGCCCCGCACGCTCACGCCGGCGCGAAACTCCGTCTCCGTGCGCGTCGCCGCCACGAGCTTCAGCACGTACTCCAACACGCTGTCCTCCACAAACACGCCCGGCACCAGCGCCTGGAGCTGCAGCATCTCCGTCCGCGTCACCACCGGGTTGATCGCGATCGCGTCGTAGCCGCCGCGCGCTGTCCGCAGGATTTCCAGTTCGTCCCCGGCCGCCGGATACCCCATCGCCAGCCGCATCAGAAACCGGTCCAGCTGGCTCTCGGGCAGCGGAAATGTCCCTTCGTAGTCCACCGGGTTCTGGGTCGCGAACACCATGAACGGCGCTCCCACCGCGTGCGGCTCGCCGTCAATCGTCACCCGCGCCCGATCCATCACCTCCAGCAGCGCCGACTGCGTCTTCGGCGTCGCCCGGTTGATTTCGTCCGCCAGCACGATGTTCGCGAACACCGGTCCCTGCTTGAACACGAACTCCTTCACCGCCTCGTCGTAGATCGCCACGCCAGTCACGTCGCTCGGCAGCAGGTCGCTCGTGAACTGGATGCGCGAGAACGCCGCGTCCATCGAGCGCGCCAGCGAGTACGCCAGCGTGGTCTTGCCCACGCCGGGCAGGTCCTCGATCAACACGTGGCCGCCCGCCACCAGGCAAACGAGCACCTGCTCGATCACGTCGTCCTTGCCGCGGATCGTCTGGCGCATCGACGCCCGCAGGCGTTCCAGCGCCGCATGCCCCGCCACCACTTTGTCCGCTTCCAGGAAGTCGCTCATCACGGCGGACCTTACCCGGACCGATTCCTCCGGTCAAACGAGCCGCCGCCCCCGGCGCCGGGTGGCCCCAAAGCCGATCCCTCGGGCTGATCCGACGGATCGGCGCCGCCGTCCCGGTCCACCCGCCTGAACATTCAGCTTTCATTCTGCATTCCTCAATCCCCATTCTGTCTTGGCCGCGGTGCGCGCGGCCTCGCGCGTCGCGGCGCGACGCGTTCCCTATGCTTCAACTCGCACGTCGTCTTTCCCTGCTGCTCGCGCTGCTGGCCGCATCCCGCCTGCTCGCGGAGCCGTCGGCGGCATCGCCCCTCAACGCGACGGCGCTCTTTGCCGCCCACCTCAAGGTCGTGGGCGGCGAGGCGGCGCTGGCCGGCATCGACTCCGTGGTCGTCACCGGCACGTTTTCCCTCCGCGGCCAGGAGGCCTCCTTCGAGTTCCGCGCGCGCACCTCCGGCGCCTTCCTGCTCGCCACCCGCGGCCCGGGCGACGCGAGCCGCCGCTATGGTCGCGACGTCCGCGGCGCCGGCTGGGTTGACCAGGACGGCGCCGTTGCGGCGATGTCACCCGGCGAAACGCGGCGCTGGGGGCTGCTGGCTTTCGCCTTCCTGCCGCACACCCAATATCCCTGGCGCAGCGCCCTCGCCGATGCGGTGTGCTCGGAGTTCACCCAGGGGCCCGACCAGCTCGTGTGGGTGAAGCATCGGACGCGGCGGGATTTTCCGCCCCTGCTGTTCTATCGCGCCACCCAACGGGTGCGCCGCATCGGCCCGTTTGAATTGCGCGACTACCGCTTCACCGAAGGCGTGGTCGTCCCGTTCCTCATCAAGCACGGCCCGGAGGCGCGCTTCGTCGTGAAATCCGTCGCCTTCGTCGCGCCGCTCGACGACGCCCAGTTCGAAGCCCCCACGACCGGCGCGGCCGACACGTCCGCCAACCGCGGTTTCAGCGTATCCCCGTCCCCGGACGAGGATCATGCGCGGCCAGCCGCATCGGCGGACGGGGCAGACGGAAGATCTCAAAACGCTGGTTCGCAAAAACCCTGACGCTCCGCGGGTGCGGCCGCGCGCCGTCCGCGAGGCTGCGATCGATCAATTGATAGCACGGCGCCCGGCAGAACGCGGGATCCGAGGGGAAGACGCCGCGGTAAAAGACATCGCCCGCCAGCCGCATCCGGCGCCAGGCCTCGAACGGGTCCACCAGGTACGTCGGCCCCTCGACCCAGAAGCGGCGTTCGGACAGCGCCGAGTAGTAATAGTAGGTGCCGAGGGCGGTCTGGTCCGCCGCCCGGGCGCCGGTTTCGCGGAAATTTTCCGGGGTGAACGCATTCGCCAGGATGAGCGCATCGGCTTCGGTGTGTCCGCGAATCCAGCGCATCGCCTCCCGTAGCGGCACGAGGTTGGCGTCAATCGTTCGAGGCTCCTGCAGCCAACGCGCGAAACCCGGCCGGTTGCGCATGACCCACGTGTCGAGTTGTCCGACGAGCAGGGTTCCGCCCCCGCCGCAGACGACGACCACGCCGCACGCCACCACCACGCGCCGGGCGTGCGCCCATCCGGCAACCGCCCGCCAACCGCGCTCCGCCACGACCTTTCCCCGCCAGGAGCGCAGGAACGCGGCCAGGTGCTCGAACAGCGCCACCAGGCAGGCGGCGCTCAACACCGCCAGCGGCAGCCGCATGGGCAGCAGGATGTAGAGTTCGCTGTAGCTGTTCAGGTGCAGCAGCAGCCCGCTGCCGCAGCACACCATCGCTAGCAGTCCAAGCCAGCACGCGAGCGGCGCATCGCGATGCCAGCTGCGCCGCAGCAGGAACGGCAGCGCGAGCAGCCGCACGCCCTCCGTACCCGCAAGCACCACCGTCGCGCACGCCAGCGCCGCGCACCAGTACCCCGGCGAACCGGAGACCCACGCCGCCAGTTCCCGCTGCCAGAGCGGAAAATGCGCCGTCCAGAACGTCGACAGATTCATCGTGCTCAGCGGCTCAAACGCCGCCTCCCCCGAACCCCACGCCGCCATCGTGCTGCCGTACACGAGGGCGAAGCTCCCGGCGACCGCCGCCCACACCACGAGCTTCCTGCGCGGCAGCGCGCGATCACGCCACCACCGCAACGCGATCAGGCACGCCAGCGCCGTCAGGATCAGCGGCACCACCGTGCCTTTCGCACCCGTGGCCGCCGCCGCCAGCAACGCGATCCAGGCGAGTCGCCGCCGCCCGTGCGGCGCCGGCGTCCCAAACTCGTTGGCCACCGCCAGCGTAAGCGCGCCGAAGAAGACCATCCCAAAGAGGAAGGTCGGACTCTGGAACAGCCAGCGGTCAAACAGCCCCAGGAACACCGGGTTGAGCACGTCGCCCGAGAAGGAAAACTCCGTCACGCCGACCGCCAGGAGCCCCGCCACCACCCCGCCGGATATCCGGTGCGAAAGCCGGCACCCGAGCACGTACGCCTGCGTGATCAGGACAAAGCCCAGCGGCAGCACCGCCAGCCGCAGGAGCAGCAGCGAGAGCTCGATGCCCGTCGCCTTCGCCGCCGCCGCGACGTGCACGAGCATGAAGTAGTGATACTGCAACGGCGTCCCCGCCATGCTCGGATCCTCGAGCGGCCACCCGCCCTTAATCGCCCCGGCCCGGCTGATGAGGTACATCCAGTCGTGAAACACCGTCCGCGCCGGCACGCCGTCCACCAGCGCCGCCTCCGCGTACATCTGGCTCGCGGTGGACACGATGAACGCCAAGCCAAGCAGCCCCAGCGCCAGCACGCGTCCCGGTCGCTCGCCCAGATTGGCCACCGCCAGCGGCCCCGCCCGCCGCCAGAGCCACAGGTTCGCCCCCAGCATGAGCCAGAAACAGGGCACCAGCGGCTCCAGGTTGCGCACGCCCAGCGCCGACAGGCCCAGGAAGGTCGCGATCTCGAGCGCAAAGCCGGTGGGGACGCCCAATGCGATCGCCGTATCCAGTCCCACCGGACGCCGCAGCACCAGGTTGAGCAGCACGACCCCCGGGACAAAAACCCGCAACAAGAGGTAGCCCGCATAGCCCAACACGGCCGCGTGGTTTCCACCGCACGCCCGCAAGACGATGGCGTAACCCACCGCCACCACTGCGCCGACGGCGAGCCAGAGCATCCGTTGGTAAAAACGGAGTCCACGAGTCGAACACGCGCAGTGCTGAAACCCACTGGCGGGGGACAAAGGAACGGACGTCACGGTTGGGGAGACCGGAGAGCTGAAGCGTGTCCACCGAAGGGACACACCCAGCCACAAGCAAGCGCGGTAACTACCCGGATCCCTATTCTCATCCCTGGTCGTCAGTTACGCCGGGACTGACCGCCCGGCCCGCCGCCTACCGCGGCAGCCAGAGAAGCCAGGAACCGGCCGTAGGCATGGCGATCGTCGTCGCGCCAGCCTCCACCCGCGCCGGCCGCACTGTGCCGTCCTCCGGGTTGAACCAAAGCCCCTCGCGCGTCCCCGCCGGCAGCGCACGTTTCAGCCTGATGGTCGGCGCGGC
Protein-coding sequences here:
- a CDS encoding DUF3488 and transglutaminase-like domain-containing protein: MTPARPNRPQLTLDELHQLRWLLGGLLTVVSVGTVVYMAVDAWLLMGLTVAVAVVTTLRPSVPARVPRLLHVMAFPSIAAFFALDFWLTSELLPALVRLDILLLLYRSLGYRQKRDDLQVIMLGLFLVVVAGVLTVSIGFALQLLLYTAGALGCLLLLTLIESTGAAAKPAGGEPAPAPPVPPWAVRPQWRRLLGRVAAVMEWRVVALGLALFGGVIVGAALLFLLIPRFQLENGMFLDRFITKKARTGFSDTIRFGEVTEIQQDTSVALHIDVAGPEQIPLAPYWRMLVLDDYRDGTFRLSPALRARSFGAVRTGTTVAFGRGAATEARRWRVYLEPGVSRYLPLLGRFRELRFAEAQTYQWAAGPAVVALAKDPVTMTAFQVEGFDAARRLNDDPAGSYLGRPWAEGGAGAEDRGKLERFLATAGVTAGMAAPQVAERITAELRARHSYTLSPRVPGGRGDPLVRWLDSREAGHCELFAGACVLLARTAGYPARVVTGFRGGTWNAFSESFTVRNSDAHAWAEIFDPATRAWLRADPLELPTNVRGEAAEAAGLLARRTDRSWGARMESLRVFWYRRVVSFDERAQVQTLKVVKEVVQDSAERLRQRLNRSALAFKAWLRSPWDWRRVGAAALVLALGGAVVLGWRRLRWRWLQWAWWRPQHRDDPIRREAGRWLRRLAERRGAGATTDVLSVVADLRRLRFGPRGTWPVPEQVFRRARAARRTTTV
- a CDS encoding DUF58 domain-containing protein, which encodes MKPARRDEVRQRRRFTWNALLWALIFPNRAHRIVPSVTGVVLIALSLGIGMAAYNSSSNILFLTLALLLTCLVLSGVLSWLNFRGVSWELPPAPAMRAGHDALVALELYNRKAFLPTYGLWFNFLARPQRPPEEQRPETTLMARSGEVRAVFEQAQAAEQRGRVALAGRLDAQAGMRLEWGLRPAQRGRLRIELVSVGSFFPFGFLRKDIGTALTLDAVVWPALVEYRRHAPAAVSRRPGEERVRRPGTGNDLIAVRRYQAGDSHRLIHWKASARTRQLLVRQFAAETTQGHTVWLRTDAETWPRPEQFELLVGFAATLIEDLFRENRLLAVAINAEPPLAGQRVRDLEQILDRLAVLQPTPAARAGTVRPMAPRNLLTFAPEGSRGVGALVDGQRVASA
- a CDS encoding MoxR family ATPase produces the protein MSDFLEADKVVAGHAALERLRASMRQTIRGKDDVIEQVLVCLVAGGHVLIEDLPGVGKTTLAYSLARSMDAAFSRIQFTSDLLPSDVTGVAIYDEAVKEFVFKQGPVFANIVLADEINRATPKTQSALLEVMDRARVTIDGEPHAVGAPFMVFATQNPVDYEGTFPLPESQLDRFLMRLAMGYPAAGDELEILRTARGGYDAIAINPVVTRTEMLQLQALVPGVFVEDSVLEYVLKLVAATRTETEFRAGVSVRGGVALRTAAQARALLQRRDFVLPEDVSALVVPVFAHRLALARQTSDALEERGAVAAGLKRIVAAVPVPS